In Citrus sinensis cultivar Valencia sweet orange chromosome 2, DVS_A1.0, whole genome shotgun sequence, a single genomic region encodes these proteins:
- the LOC102622140 gene encoding uncharacterized protein LOC102622140, with translation MDGGKAKEGWCMLRYAGGVQNSDNEIINRTMLRFRPIAPKPVSSGTVSGNLLVDRFTSKRSKRKYVRVRKNNGYKRKNNNNNNINNDHDEEEEDGLNKNVNVVTTLQLLPERPTTKDQESFSWCNNNVSKNDPDLMMGSKVDDNRQDLRAAAAIWLNMKGKDLMINGVGGGGFGVSDQTVVEVRRRTVVESWVTVESVTADTCMDILGRCLDVEGVKTDLDKDTCPGFISDGFNRVLWVNKAYKKMAVNGDGCWPEIEIMVWLVLKEKLPSLDYSLFASQVRLQYTWQNEKYSKMVPCDAFRMDGGGFAWRLDVEAALSLGR, from the coding sequence ATGGACGGTGGTAAGGCTAAAGAAGGGTGGTGCATGCTAAGATACGCCGGTGGTGTGCAGAATAGTGATAACGAGATAATCAATCGTACAATGCTCAGATTCCGTCCGATTGCACCGAAACCCGTGTCAAGCGGCACCGTTTCAGGTAACTTGTTAGTTGATAGGTTTACTAGCAAAAGATCTAAGAGAAAGTACGTTCGGGTTCGCAAAAATAATGGGTACAAgagaaagaataataataataataatattaataatgatcatgatgaagaagaagaagatggatTAAACAAGAACGTTAACGTTGTTACGACGCTACAGTTGTTGCCTGAGAGACCTACTACGAAAGATCAAGAGTCGTTTTCTTGGTGCAATAATAATGTTAGCAAGAATGATCCTGATTTGATGATGGGTTCAAAAGTTGACGATAATCGTCAGGATCTGAGGGCTGCTGCTGCTATCTGGCTAAACATGAAGGGGAAAGATTTGATGATCAACGGTGTTGGTGGGGGTGGGTTTGGTGTGTCAGATCAGACGGTGGTGGAAGTTCGTCGGAGGACGGTGGTGGAATCTTGGGTGACTGTGGAGAGCGTGACTGCAGACACATGCATGGATATATTAGGACGTTGTTTGGACGTTGAGGGAGTGAAGACTGATCTTGATAAGGACACGTGTCCAGGGTTCATATCAGATGGTTTTAACCGGGTTCTGTGGGTTAACAAAGCTTACAAGAAGATGGCGGTGAATGGCGACGGCTGCTGGCCGGAGATAGAGATAATGGTTTGGTTGGTCCTTAAAGAGAAGTTGCCGAGTTTGGATTACTCGTTGTTTGCGAGTCAAGTGAGGCTGCAGTACACGTGGCAGAATGAGAAGTACTCGAAGATGGTACCGTGTGATGCGTTCAGAATGGACGGTGGAGGGTTTGCATGGAGACTCGACGTTGAAGCTGCCCTCAGTTTGGGCCGTTGA
- the LOC102622647 gene encoding histone H3.2: MARTKQTARKSTGGKAPRKQLATKAARKSAPATGGVKKPHRFRPGTVALREIRKYQKSTELLIRKLPFQRLVREIAQDFKTDLRFQSSAVAALQEAAEAYLVGLFEDTNLCAIHAKRVTIMPKDIQLARRIRGERA; encoded by the coding sequence ATGGCCCGCACAAAGCAAACCGCTAGGAAATCAACCGGAGGAAAGGCGCCACGCAAGCAGCTTGCAACAAAGGCGGCTCGTAAGTCGGCTCCGGCGACGGGAGGAGTGAAGAAGCCTCACCGTTTCAGGCCAGGAACCGTTGCTCTGAGAGAGATCAGGAAGTACCAGAAGAGCACTGAGCTTTTGATCAGGAAGCTTCCGTTCCAAAGACTCGTTAGGGAAATCGCTCAGGACTTTAAGACCGATCTGAGGTTCCAAAGCAGCGCCGTCGCGGCTCTTCAAGAAGCTGCCGAGGCTTATCTAGTCGGTCTCTTTGAAGATACTAACCTCTGCGCCATTCATGCCAAGAGAGTTACTATTATGCCCAAGGATATTCAGCTCGCTAGGAGAATTAGAGGCGAGAGAGCTTAA
- the LOC102630222 gene encoding putative receptor-like protein kinase At3g47110, with protein MLNSISITCLATFIFSFSLLLHSQSFSAHTNETDRLALLAIKSQLHDPLGVTNSWNNSINLCQWAGVTCGHRHQRVTELDLRHQNIGGSLSPYVGNLSFLRYINLATNNFHGEIPKEIGFLFRLETLMLANNSFSGKIPTNLSSCSNLLSFVAYRNNLVGEIPEDIGYSWLKLEHISLARNHLTGMLPASIGNLSIIYLHVGENQFSGTVPPSLYNMSSLENILLDVNGFTGNLPLDIGVTLPNLQVFAIGDNYFSGSIPESFSNASNIEIIDLPINYFTGKVSIIFGRLKNLWSLDLGINNLGSGGANDLDFVTILTNCSKLKVLAFEENRLGGVLPHSIANLSTTMTDIYMGVNQISGTIPSGIGNLVNLNLLGIEFNQLTGNIPREIGQLRNLQAIGLSSNFLQGNIPSSLGNLTLMTDLFLSSNHLQGNIPPSLGNCKNLVSLNLSDNKLIGAVPQQILTITTLSRFLDLGNNHLNGSLPLEVGNLKNLVALYISGNQFSGEIPVTLTGCTGLEIFHMQGNSFRGSIPLSLRSLKSIKELDLSCNNLSGQIPEFLENLSFLEYLNLSYNHFDGEVPTKGVFSNKTRVQLTGNGKLCGGSNELHLPSCPSKRSRKSTVLRLGKVGIPMIVSCLILSTCFIIVYARRRRSKQESSISVPMEQYFPMVSYSELSEATNEFSSSNMIGQGSFGSVYKGILGENGTFVAVKILNLMQKGALKSFVAECEVLRNTRHRNLIKIITVCSSIDFKGADFKALVYEYMQNGSLEEWLHQSNGQPEVCDLSLIQRLNIAIDMASAIEYLHHHCQPPIVHGDLKPSNVLLDHDMVAHVSDFGLARFLFARPFDTSMETQSSSIGIKGTVGYVPPEYGMGSEASVTGDVYSLGVMLLEMFTRRRPTNCMFQGGLTLHEFCKMALPEKVMETVDPSLLLAWSDGRRRAKVEECLVTVIRIGVACSMESPIERMEMRDVLAKLCAARQTLVGRLV; from the exons ATGCTTAATTCCATTTCCATTACCTGCCTTGCCACTTTCATATTCAGCTTCAGCTTGTTGCTTCATTCTCAAAGCTTTTCTGCCCATACAAACGAGACAGATCGCCTTGCATTGCTTGCAATAAAGTCGCAGCTTCATGATCCATTAGGAGTTACAAATTCATGGAATAATTCTATAAACTTGTGCCAATGGGCAGGCGTGACGTGTGGTCATCGGCATCAAAGGGTAACTGAGTTAGATCTGAGACACCAAAACATAGGTGGCTCCTTATCTCCATATGTTGGGAATCTCAGCTTCCTCAGGTATATCAACCTCGCAACCAACAACTTTCATGGTGAAATTCCGAAAGAAATTGGTTTCCTATTCAGGCTTGAAACTCTAATGCTAGCTAACAATTCATTTTCAGGTAAAATACCAACCAATCTGTCCAGTTGCTCTAACCTCTTGTCCTTTGTTGCCTATAGAAACAACCTTGTGGGAGAAATTCCAGAAGATATTGGCTATAGCTGGTTGAAGCTTGAGCATATTTCCCTTGCTCGCAATCATCTAACAGGAATGCTTCCAGCTTCCATTGGGAatctttcaataatttatctCCATGTAGGGGAAAATCAATTCTCTGGCACAGTTCCTCCTTCACTTTATAACATGTCTTCACTTGAAAATATTCTCCTCGACGTAAATGGATTCACTGGAAATTTACCACTAGACATAGGTGTAACTCTTCCAAACCTTCAAGTATTTGCAATTGGGGATAACTATTTTTCAGGTTCTATACCAGAGTCATTCTCCAATGCTTCGAATATTGAGATAATTGACCTTcccataaattattttacaggAAAAGTGTCGATTATTTTTGGTagacttaaaaatttatggtCTCTAGATTTGGGAATAAATAATCTGGGAAGCGGAGGAGCGAATGATCTTGATTTTGTAACCATTCTAACCAACTGCAGCAAATTGAAAGTTCTTGCTTTCGAGGAAAATAGGCTTGGAGGAGTTCTGCCACATTCTATAGCCAACCTTTCCACAACAATGACCGACATCTACATGGGAGTTAATCAAATATCTGGAACCATACCTTCTGGGATAGGAAACCTTGTCAATCTAAATTTACTTGGTATAGAGTTTAACCAACTAACTGGAAATATACCTCGTGAAATTGGTCAGCTTAGAAACTTACAGGCAATAGGCCTAAGCTCAAACTTTTTACAAGGTAACATTCCCTCATCTCTAGGAAATTTAACACTTATGACCGATCTTTTTTTGAGTTCTAATCACTTGCAAGGCAACATACCCCCTTCTCTAGGAAATTGCAAGAATTTGGTATCCTTGAACCTCTCTGACAATAAGCTCATTGGTGCTGTGCCCCAGCAAATTCTCACCATAACAACTCTTTCACGTTTCCTAGATCTGGGTAATAACCATCTCAACGGCTCTCTTCCTCTAGAAGTGGGCAACTTAAAGAATCTCGTTGCATTGTATATATCTGGTAATCAGTTCTCTGGTGAGATTCCTGTTACTCTAACTGGTTGTACAGGCTTAGAAATTTTTCATATGCAAGGCAATTCATTTAGGGGAAGTATTCCTCTTTCTTTGAGATCCTTGAAAAGCATTAAAGAGTTAGATCTTTCTTGCAACAATTTGTCTGGTCAGATTCCAgaatttcttgaaaatttatctttcttggAATACTTGAATCTCTCATACAATCATTTTGATGGCGAAGTACCAACAAAAGGAGTTTTCAGCAATAAAACAAGAGTGCAACTTACAGGGAATGGAAAGCTTTGTGGAGGTTCAAATGAATTACATTTACCATCCTGTCCCTCTAAAAGATCGAGAAAATCAACTGTCCTTCGTCTCGGTAAAGTGGGGATTCCAATGATAGTGTCATGTTTGATCTTATCAACATgctttattattgtttatgcTCGAAGAAGGAGATCAAAACAAGAATCTTCTATTTCGGTGCCGATGGAGCAATACTTTCCAATGGTTTCTTATTCAGAGTTGAGTGAGGCAACTAatgaattttcatcatcaaacaTGATTGGTCAAGGAAGTTTTGGCTCTGTGTATAAAGGGATTTTGGGTGAAAATGGAACATTTGTTGCGGTGAAGATCCTTAATCTTATGCAAAAAGGGGCCTTGAAGAGTTTTGTAGCTGAATGTGAAGTGTTAAGAAATACCCGCCATCGAAatctcatcaaaatcatcactgTTTGCTCTAGCATAGATTTCAAAGGGGCTGATTTCAAAGCTCTTGTTTATGAATACATGCAAAATGGAAGTTTAGAGGAGTGGCTACACCAAAGTAACGGTCAACCCGAAGTGTGCGATTTAAGTCTTATTCAAAGACTTAACATAGCCATTGATATGGCCTCTGCAATCGAGTATCTTCACCACCATTGTCAACCCCCAATCGTTCATGGAGATCTAAAACCAAGCAACGTTCTGCTTGATCATGACATGGTTGCCCATGTGAGTGACTTTGGGCTTGCAAGATTTCTATTCGCTCGCCCATTTGATACTTCGATGGAAACTCAATCAAGCTCAATTGGGATAAAAGGAACTGTTGGCTACGTTCCTCCAG AGTATGGCATGGGCAGCGAAGCTTCCGTAACCGGAGATGTATACAGCTTGGGAGTTATGTTGCTTGAGATGTTTACTAGAAGGCGACCAACGAATTGCATGTTCCAGGGAGGCTTGACTCTCCATGAATTTTGCAAGATGGCTTTGCCGGAAAAAGTGATGGAGACGGTTGATCCTTCACTGCTGTTAGCTTGGAGCGATGGACGCAGAAGAGCTAAAGTCGAGGAGTGCTTGGTTACTGTCATTAGAATTGGCGTTGCATGCTCAATGGAATCTCCAATTGAGCGAATGGAGATGAGAGATGTTTTGGCGAAGTTATGTGCTGCGAGGCAGACTCTTGTTGGCAGGTTGGTTTGa
- the LOC107174690 gene encoding disease resistance-like protein DSC1: MGSALSSSSCKYDVFINFGGGDTRDNFTSHLVAALHDRNVKTFIDEEIRRGDEISTAISDAIEASKISVIIFSEDYASSKWCLNELLKILECKGKKGQIVIPVFYEVDPSDVCYQSGSFRDPFVMHEGQFQVHPENVQKWRDGLTEASLIVGLDSMDFRSEAHLVDKIVEDVRKKLNISTVSLDFKDIFSFFFSDNFFFLPAFSKSGGQLDRSLKDMLSHGRLTIFWDFFKTRSHLVTPRGPFSLSFLVILSNFLRHVPPHPRFFPE, translated from the exons ATGGGTTCGGCTTTATCGTCATCTTCTTGCAAATACGATGTCTTCATCAACTTTGGAGGGGGGGACACTCGCGATAACTTCACTAGCCATCTCGTTGCCGCTCTACACGACAGAAATGTAAAAACCTtcattgatgaagaaattaggAGAGGAGATGAGATATCTACTGCCATTTCGGATGCAATTGAAGCATCGAAGATTTCAGTAATCATTTTCTCAGAAGACTATGCTTCTTCGAAATGGTGCTTGAACGAACTTCTCAAAATTCTTGAATGCAAGGGAAAAAAAGGCCAGATTGTTATACCAGTTTTCTACGAAGTAGATCCATCAGATGTATGCTATCAAAGTGGAAGTTTCAGGGATCCTTTTGTTATGCATGAAGGACAGTTCCAGGTGCATCCAGAAAATGTACAGAAATGGAGGGATGGGCTGACAGAAGCATCCCTTATAGTTGGATTGGATTCCATGGATTTCAG GTCCGAGGCGCACCTGGTAGACAAAATTGTGGAAGATGttaggaagaaattgaatatTTCAACCGTCTCACTTGactttaaagatattttttctttttttttttcagacaattttttttttcttcctgcCTTCTCCAAGAGCGGCGGTCAACTTGACCGCTCTTTGAAAGATATGTTGTCACACGGTCGGCTCACcattttttgggatttttttaaGACCCGTTCTCACTTAGTGACACCACGTGGTCCCTTCTCACTCTCTTTTCTCGtcattttgtcaaattttttaagacacgttccacctcatccccgtttCTTtcccgaataa